One window of Vibrio sinaloensis genomic DNA carries:
- a CDS encoding TetR/AcrR family transcriptional regulator, translating into MEDKRQKIIDAAEKLIAESGFHGLSMHKLAKTAGVAAGTIYRYFADKEDLLQQVRLTVCQRNAEIIQRGVDENMPLKQRFRKMWLNIFDHSGSNIELFKNRAQYDSLPCVRSHETKEVERKMFHKVDKMFTQGREQGVFKPLDNPVLAALSLEVSVTLARKQSLGYYQLDQDAIEAAIEASWDAIIKH; encoded by the coding sequence ATGGAAGATAAAAGACAGAAGATTATTGATGCAGCGGAAAAACTGATCGCGGAATCAGGCTTCCATGGCCTATCAATGCATAAGCTAGCCAAAACAGCAGGGGTTGCAGCAGGAACGATTTATCGCTACTTCGCTGATAAAGAAGACTTGTTACAACAAGTGCGTTTAACCGTTTGTCAACGCAACGCTGAGATCATTCAGCGTGGCGTTGATGAGAATATGCCTTTAAAACAAAGGTTTCGCAAAATGTGGTTAAACATTTTTGACCATTCAGGGTCGAACATTGAGCTGTTTAAAAACCGTGCCCAGTACGACTCTTTGCCTTGTGTGCGTAGCCATGAGACCAAAGAAGTCGAGCGAAAAATGTTTCACAAGGTAGACAAAATGTTTACCCAAGGTCGTGAACAGGGCGTATTCAAACCTTTAGACAATCCGGTTCTAGCAGCACTGAGTTTAGAAGTCAGTGTCACTTTGGCCCGTAAACAATCTCTCGGATATTACCAACTGGATCAAGACGCGATTGAAGCCGCGATCGAAGCCAGTTGGGATGCGATTATAAAACACTAA
- a CDS encoding efflux RND transporter periplasmic adaptor subunit: MKKWTFFMLLIAVLLFGSVIGFNLFKQQKIAEYMANRPEPEFPVTVTTVDAVDWVPVIEAIGFIEPNQGVTVANETSGVIDKIAFDSGTQVQKGQPLVLLDSEVEKANLKSAEAKLPAAEAKYKRYQGLYTKGSISKEAYDEAEANYFSLKADIESLKAAIDRREIKAPFDGVVGIRNVYLGQYLQSGTDIVRLEDTSVMRLRFTVPQTDISRISMGQDVDIFVDAYPEKAFKGSISAIEPAVNIQSGLIQVQADIPNSDGQLRSGMFARANIILPKLENQVTLPQTAITFTLYGDNVYIVKEENGEKRVIQQVVKVGERTQDIAHILEGVNPGDVVVTSGQVRLSNQAKVRVVESDATTPPAETPML, encoded by the coding sequence ATGAAAAAGTGGACCTTTTTTATGCTACTTATCGCGGTACTGCTATTTGGCAGCGTGATAGGTTTCAACCTATTCAAGCAGCAGAAAATCGCTGAGTACATGGCAAACCGACCTGAGCCTGAGTTTCCGGTCACAGTAACCACTGTTGATGCCGTAGATTGGGTGCCTGTGATTGAGGCAATCGGCTTTATCGAGCCAAACCAAGGGGTCACCGTTGCCAATGAAACCAGCGGCGTGATTGACAAAATTGCCTTTGATTCAGGTACACAAGTGCAAAAGGGCCAGCCTTTAGTATTGCTCGACTCTGAAGTAGAAAAAGCCAACCTAAAGAGTGCAGAAGCCAAACTGCCTGCTGCTGAAGCTAAATATAAGCGCTATCAAGGCTTGTACACTAAAGGCTCTATCTCTAAAGAAGCTTACGACGAAGCAGAAGCGAACTACTTCTCACTGAAAGCCGATATCGAGAGCCTGAAAGCCGCAATTGATCGCCGTGAGATTAAAGCCCCATTCGATGGTGTTGTGGGTATTCGTAATGTCTATTTGGGCCAATACTTACAATCGGGCACCGACATCGTACGCCTAGAGGATACCAGCGTAATGCGTCTACGCTTTACCGTTCCTCAAACGGATATTTCTCGTATCTCGATGGGTCAAGACGTCGATATTTTTGTCGATGCCTACCCTGAAAAAGCGTTCAAAGGCTCAATCTCAGCCATTGAACCTGCGGTTAACATCCAAAGTGGTCTGATTCAGGTGCAAGCTGACATTCCAAACAGCGATGGTCAGCTACGTAGTGGTATGTTTGCACGTGCCAACATCATCCTGCCTAAGCTTGAAAACCAAGTGACTCTGCCGCAGACCGCGATCACCTTTACTCTATATGGTGACAATGTTTACATCGTCAAAGAAGAGAATGGTGAAAAACGCGTGATCCAGCAAGTGGTGAAAGTCGGTGAACGTACGCAAGATATCGCCCACATCCTTGAAGGTGTGAATCCAGGTGATGTGGTGGTGACTTCAGGTCAAGTACGTCTAAGTAACCAAGCAAAAGTTCGTGTAGTAGAAAGCGATGCAACTACTCCACCCGCTGAAACACCAATGCTGTAA
- a CDS encoding multidrug efflux RND transporter permease subunit: protein MRFTDVFIKRPVLAVSISFLIALLGLQAIFKMQVREYPEMTNTVVTVSTSYYGASADLIQGFITQPLEQAVAQADNIDYMTSQSVLGKSTITVNMKLNTDPNAALSDVLAKTNSVRSQLPKEAEDPTVTMSTGSTTAVLYIGFTSDELSSSQITDYLERVINPQLFTVNGVSKVDLYGGMKYALRIWLDPAKMAALNLTATDVMGVLNANNYQSATGQAIGEFVLYNGSADTQVSNVDELSNLVISSDEGDVTRLSDIAKVTLEKSHDVYRASANGQEAVVAAINAAPSANPINIAADVLELLPQLERNLPSTIKMNVMYDSTIAINESINEVIKTIVEAALIVLVVITLFLGSFRAVLIPIVTIPLSLIGVAMVMQAMGFSWNLMTLLAMVLAIGLVVDDAIVVLENVDRHIKLGESPFRAAIIGTREIAVPVIAMTLTLGAVYAPIALMGGITGSLFKEFALTLAGSVFVSGIVALTLSPMMCSKMLKANEAPSKFEQKVHHVLDGMTNRYAKMLEAVMQRRPVVIGFAIIVFASLPMLFKFIPSELAPSEDKGVVMLLGTAPSNANLDFMQNTMNDVNAILSDQPEVAFAQVFTGVPNSNQAFGIASMVPWSEREASQSEVANRVGGLVSNVPGMAVTAFQMPELPGAGSGLPIQFVITTPNAFESLFSIATDVLTEVKSSPMFVYSDLDLNYDSATMKINIDKDKAGAYGVTMQDIGITLSTMMADGYVNRIDLNGRSYEVIPQVERKWRLNPESMNNYYVRSANGKAVPLGSLITIDVVAEPRSLPHFNQLNSATVGAVPAPGTAMGDAINWFEGIAAEKLPSGYNHDYMGEARQYVTEGSALYATFGLALAIIFLVLAIQFESVKDPLVIMVSVPLAICGALIALAWGAATMNIYSQVGLITLVGLITKHGILICEVAKEEQLHNKLGKTEAVMEAAKVRLRPILMTTAAMIAGLIPLMYASGAGAAQRFSIGIVIVAGLAIGTIFTLFVLPVIYSYLAEKHKPLPIFVEDKELEKLARADEAKAACREIADNR from the coding sequence ATGCGCTTTACTGATGTTTTTATTAAACGTCCGGTTTTAGCGGTATCGATCAGCTTTTTGATTGCTCTGCTTGGTTTACAAGCGATCTTCAAAATGCAGGTCCGTGAATACCCTGAAATGACCAATACGGTAGTGACGGTTTCAACCAGTTACTACGGCGCCAGTGCAGACTTGATCCAAGGCTTTATTACTCAGCCTCTGGAGCAAGCCGTCGCGCAAGCGGACAATATTGATTACATGACTTCTCAATCGGTTTTGGGTAAATCCACCATCACCGTCAATATGAAGTTAAACACCGACCCTAACGCTGCTTTGTCGGACGTGCTGGCTAAGACTAACTCGGTGCGCTCTCAGCTTCCAAAAGAAGCGGAAGACCCGACGGTAACTATGTCTACCGGTTCGACCACAGCGGTACTTTACATTGGCTTTACCAGTGATGAACTCTCTTCGAGCCAAATCACGGATTATCTAGAACGCGTGATCAACCCACAGTTGTTTACGGTTAACGGTGTGTCTAAAGTCGACCTCTACGGTGGTATGAAATACGCCCTGCGCATCTGGCTCGATCCGGCAAAGATGGCCGCGCTTAACCTAACCGCGACCGATGTGATGGGCGTATTAAACGCCAACAACTATCAGTCGGCGACAGGTCAAGCCATCGGTGAATTCGTTCTCTACAACGGTAGCGCCGATACGCAAGTATCCAACGTTGATGAGCTGTCGAACTTAGTGATCAGCAGTGATGAAGGTGATGTTACCCGCTTAAGTGATATCGCTAAAGTAACTTTAGAGAAGAGTCACGATGTCTACCGCGCCAGCGCCAATGGCCAGGAAGCGGTGGTCGCAGCGATTAACGCCGCACCAAGCGCCAACCCGATTAACATTGCCGCTGATGTACTTGAGCTACTGCCTCAGCTTGAGCGTAACCTGCCAAGTACCATCAAGATGAACGTGATGTATGACTCTACCATCGCGATCAATGAGTCGATTAATGAAGTCATCAAAACCATCGTAGAAGCGGCATTGATCGTACTGGTGGTGATCACCTTGTTCCTGGGTTCATTCCGCGCGGTACTGATCCCTATTGTGACCATCCCCTTATCGCTGATTGGTGTGGCGATGGTGATGCAGGCAATGGGCTTTTCTTGGAACCTGATGACGCTACTGGCGATGGTTCTAGCCATCGGTCTTGTAGTAGATGATGCGATCGTTGTTCTTGAGAACGTCGACCGCCATATCAAGCTCGGCGAATCGCCATTCCGCGCCGCGATCATCGGTACCCGTGAAATCGCCGTTCCGGTTATTGCTATGACGCTGACACTCGGTGCGGTATATGCGCCGATTGCGTTAATGGGTGGGATCACTGGCTCACTGTTCAAAGAGTTTGCCTTAACCCTAGCGGGTTCAGTGTTTGTTTCTGGCATCGTGGCCCTGACTCTCTCGCCAATGATGTGTTCAAAAATGCTTAAGGCCAATGAAGCACCAAGCAAGTTTGAGCAGAAGGTGCACCATGTCCTCGATGGCATGACTAACCGTTACGCGAAGATGCTTGAAGCCGTGATGCAACGCCGCCCTGTGGTGATTGGTTTTGCGATTATCGTATTTGCCAGCCTGCCAATGCTGTTCAAGTTCATCCCAAGTGAACTGGCACCGTCGGAAGATAAAGGCGTGGTCATGCTATTGGGTACCGCCCCGTCTAACGCAAACTTAGACTTCATGCAAAACACCATGAACGACGTCAATGCGATTCTGTCTGATCAGCCAGAAGTCGCTTTTGCCCAGGTATTTACCGGGGTGCCCAACTCGAACCAGGCGTTTGGTATTGCCTCTATGGTGCCGTGGAGCGAGCGCGAAGCCAGCCAGTCTGAAGTAGCAAACCGTGTCGGTGGCTTAGTCAGTAACGTGCCGGGCATGGCGGTAACGGCATTCCAGATGCCAGAGCTTCCAGGTGCGGGCTCAGGTCTGCCGATTCAGTTTGTTATCACTACGCCAAATGCGTTTGAGAGCTTGTTCTCTATCGCAACCGACGTGCTGACCGAAGTGAAGTCGAGCCCGATGTTTGTCTATTCCGACCTGGATCTGAACTACGATTCAGCGACGATGAAAATCAACATCGACAAAGACAAAGCCGGTGCATACGGTGTGACCATGCAAGATATTGGTATCACGCTGAGTACTATGATGGCAGACGGTTACGTTAACCGTATCGACCTTAACGGCCGCTCTTATGAGGTTATTCCTCAGGTTGAACGCAAGTGGCGTTTGAATCCAGAATCGATGAATAACTACTACGTGCGCAGTGCGAATGGCAAAGCTGTTCCATTGGGTAGTTTGATTACCATCGATGTGGTGGCAGAGCCTCGCTCTCTTCCTCACTTTAACCAGCTTAACTCAGCAACCGTCGGCGCGGTGCCAGCACCGGGCACGGCCATGGGTGATGCTATTAACTGGTTTGAAGGGATTGCCGCCGAGAAACTGCCAAGTGGTTACAACCATGACTACATGGGTGAAGCGCGTCAGTATGTCACTGAAGGTAGCGCACTATACGCAACCTTTGGTCTTGCATTGGCGATCATCTTCCTAGTTCTGGCGATTCAGTTTGAATCGGTGAAAGATCCACTGGTCATCATGGTGTCAGTACCACTCGCAATTTGCGGTGCCCTGATTGCGCTAGCTTGGGGTGCAGCAACGATGAACATCTACTCTCAGGTAGGCCTCATCACGCTGGTTGGTCTGATTACCAAACACGGTATCCTGATCTGTGAAGTGGCGAAAGAAGAGCAGTTACATAACAAACTCGGCAAAACAGAAGCGGTCATGGAAGCGGCGAAAGTTCGTCTACGCCCTATCCTAATGACCACAGCAGCCATGATTGCTGGTCTTATCCCGCTGATGTACGCAAGTGGTGCTGGTGCAGCGCAGCGCTTTAGTATCGGTATTGTCATCGTTGCGGGTCTGGCAATCGGTACTATCTTTACTCTGTTTGTACTGCCGGTGATTTACAGCTACCTAGCGGAAAAACACAAGCCACTGCCAATCTTTGTCGAAGACAAGGAGTTGGAAAAACTGGCTCGTGCTGATGAAGCCAAAGCAGCTTGTCGAGAAATCGCCGACAATCGATAG
- the ubiK gene encoding ubiquinone biosynthesis accessory factor UbiK, producing MFDPKKLEQIAKQIHDSMPAPVKELGADVDQKVRQVIQGQLNKLDVVSREEFDVQTQVLLRTRQKLTEMEAKLADLEAKLADK from the coding sequence ATGTTTGACCCAAAGAAACTAGAGCAAATCGCTAAACAAATTCACGATTCTATGCCTGCGCCAGTAAAAGAGCTAGGTGCAGACGTCGACCAAAAAGTTCGCCAAGTCATTCAAGGTCAGCTTAACAAGCTCGACGTGGTTAGCCGTGAAGAGTTTGATGTGCAAACCCAAGTATTGCTGCGCACTCGTCAGAAGCTGACCGAGATGGAAGCCAAGCTGGCGGATCTAGAAGCGAAGCTTGCTGACAAATAA
- the ilvC gene encoding ketol-acid reductoisomerase gives MANYFNTLNLREQLDQLGRCRFMDRSEFATEADYLKGKKIVIVGCGAQGLNQGLNMRDSGLDVAYALRQAAIDEQRQSYKNAKENGFEVDSYEKLIPSADLVINLTPDKQHTNVVETVMPLMKEGAALGYSHGFNVVEEGMQIRKDLTVVMVAPKCPGTEVREEYKRGFGVPTLIAVHPENDPKGEGWDIAKAWAAGTGGHRAGCLESSFVAEVKSDLMGEQTILCGMLQAGSIVSYEKMVAEGIDPGYAGKLLQYGWETITEALKFGGITHMMDRLSNPAKIKAFELSEELKELMRPLYNKHMDDIISGHFSSTMMADWANDDANLLGWRAETGETAFENYPETNVEISEQEYFDNGILMVAMVRAGVELAFEAMTASGIIDESAYYESLHELPLIANTVARKRLYEMNVVISDTAEYGNYLFANVATPLLREKFMPNVSTDVIGKGLGETSNQVDNATLIAVNDTIRNHPVEYIGEELRGYMTDMKNIAVGG, from the coding sequence ATGGCTAACTATTTCAACACTTTAAACCTACGTGAGCAGCTAGACCAATTGGGTCGCTGTCGTTTTATGGACCGCAGCGAATTCGCGACTGAAGCGGATTACTTAAAAGGTAAGAAGATTGTCATCGTTGGTTGTGGCGCTCAAGGCCTAAACCAAGGTCTGAACATGCGTGACTCTGGCCTAGATGTGGCATATGCACTACGCCAAGCGGCGATTGACGAGCAACGTCAGTCATACAAAAACGCAAAAGAGAACGGTTTTGAAGTAGACAGCTACGAAAAGCTAATTCCTAGCGCAGACCTAGTGATCAACCTGACTCCAGATAAGCAGCACACTAACGTGGTTGAAACCGTTATGCCGCTAATGAAAGAAGGTGCTGCACTGGGTTACTCACACGGCTTCAACGTGGTTGAAGAAGGTATGCAAATCCGTAAAGACCTAACCGTGGTGATGGTTGCACCTAAGTGTCCAGGTACAGAAGTACGTGAAGAGTATAAGCGTGGCTTTGGCGTTCCAACACTTATCGCTGTTCACCCAGAGAACGATCCAAAAGGTGAAGGTTGGGATATCGCCAAAGCATGGGCGGCAGGTACAGGTGGTCACCGTGCGGGTTGTCTAGAGTCTTCATTCGTTGCAGAAGTGAAATCTGACCTAATGGGTGAGCAAACTATCCTATGTGGCATGCTACAAGCTGGTTCTATCGTTTCTTACGAGAAGATGGTGGCTGAAGGTATCGACCCAGGCTATGCAGGTAAACTTCTACAATATGGTTGGGAAACCATTACTGAAGCACTGAAATTTGGTGGTATCACCCACATGATGGACCGCCTATCAAATCCAGCGAAAATCAAAGCATTTGAGTTATCGGAAGAGCTAAAAGAGCTGATGCGTCCACTGTACAACAAGCACATGGATGACATTATCTCTGGTCACTTCTCAAGCACCATGATGGCAGACTGGGCAAACGACGATGCGAATCTACTGGGCTGGCGCGCAGAAACTGGTGAAACGGCGTTTGAAAACTACCCAGAAACAAACGTAGAAATCTCTGAGCAAGAGTACTTCGACAACGGTATCCTAATGGTTGCTATGGTTCGCGCGGGTGTTGAGCTTGCGTTTGAAGCGATGACTGCATCAGGCATTATCGATGAATCTGCATACTACGAGTCGCTACACGAGCTACCACTTATCGCCAACACCGTTGCCCGTAAGCGTTTGTACGAAATGAACGTGGTTATCTCAGACACAGCAGAATACGGTAACTACCTATTTGCTAACGTTGCGACGCCGCTACTTCGCGAGAAGTTCATGCCAAACGTGAGCACCGACGTGATAGGTAAAGGTCTAGGTGAAACGTCTAACCAAGTGGATAACGCTACACTAATCGCAGTAAATGACACTATCCGTAACCACCCAGTAGAGTACATCGGTGAGGAGCTGCGTGGGTACATGACGGATATGAAGAACATCGCGGTAGGCGGCTAA
- the ilvY gene encoding HTH-type transcriptional activator IlvY, whose amino-acid sequence MNIKCLQLFIHLCDSKSFAKTASAMHISPSALSRQIQKLESDNGQMLFVRDNRSVELTPAAKKLLPVALKIVGEWQNYHSQLKGQEQELKGEIRLFCSVTASYSHLPELLSEFRLQHPFIEFKLSTGDPAQAIEKVLADEVDIAISAKPEQLPARIEFETISEIPLSVIAPLGVSNFAQELQKEKPDWSSIPFIVPESGTARERANAWFKAMKIKPTIYAQVSGHEAIASMVALGCGVGIAPDVVINNSPVKEKIQRLKVASIKPFKLGVCCKRSQLDNPLVKALWDTAHDTYIAP is encoded by the coding sequence ATGAACATTAAATGTCTGCAGTTGTTCATTCATCTGTGTGATAGTAAGAGCTTCGCCAAAACGGCCTCGGCGATGCACATCAGCCCGTCGGCGCTCAGCCGTCAAATACAAAAGCTCGAAAGCGATAACGGCCAAATGCTGTTTGTGCGCGACAATCGAAGTGTCGAGTTGACCCCTGCGGCGAAAAAGTTGTTGCCAGTCGCGCTGAAAATAGTTGGAGAATGGCAAAACTACCACTCTCAGCTCAAAGGTCAGGAGCAGGAATTAAAAGGCGAGATTCGCTTGTTCTGTTCGGTGACAGCCAGTTACAGTCATCTTCCCGAACTGCTTTCAGAGTTTCGTCTCCAGCACCCATTTATCGAATTTAAACTCTCAACCGGAGACCCAGCTCAAGCGATTGAAAAGGTACTGGCCGATGAAGTCGATATCGCCATCTCGGCAAAACCGGAACAACTGCCAGCGCGAATCGAGTTTGAAACCATTAGTGAGATCCCTCTCTCTGTCATCGCACCATTAGGGGTGAGCAACTTTGCTCAGGAGCTGCAGAAAGAAAAGCCGGATTGGTCGTCGATTCCCTTTATTGTCCCTGAGTCAGGTACCGCGCGAGAGCGGGCTAACGCTTGGTTTAAGGCGATGAAGATAAAACCAACCATTTATGCACAAGTGTCTGGTCATGAGGCGATTGCCAGTATGGTGGCATTAGGCTGTGGGGTAGGCATTGCCCCCGATGTGGTGATCAATAACAGCCCAGTGAAAGAGAAAATTCAGCGTCTTAAAGTTGCTTCGATTAAGCCGTTTAAACTCGGCGTGTGCTGCAAGCGCTCTCAGCTAGATAACCCGCTGGTCAAAGCGTTATGGGATACCGCCCACGATACCTATATCGCCCCATAA
- the hemN gene encoding oxygen-independent coproporphyrinogen III oxidase → MSQPVVASQQIVWDQAILDKYNYSGPRYTSYPTALEFHEAFTVADYDMACTQYPDRPLSLYIHIPFCHKLCYYCGCNKVITRHSHKADEYLDVLELEIRTRAALLQERKVTQLHFGGGTPTFLSKAQISRLMAILRGEFYFEADAEISIEVDPREIELDMLDHLRGEGFNRLSIGVQDFNKEVQKLVNREQDEAFIFAMVERAKQLGFRSTNLDLIYGLPKQTKQSFAETLKQVLEMTPGRLSVFNYAHMPQLFAAQRKIKDDDLPVAEEKMAILQDTITTLTEAGYQFIGMDHFALPDDELAVAQRNGVLHRNFQGYTTQGEADLIGFGVSAISMIGDAYAQNQKELKKYYAQVNDQRHALWKGVALDSDDLLRREVIKQLICNFKLDKMAIESEFNVTFNDYFKQDLELLQTFINDQLVEVDDRQIRVTLRGRLLIRNICMCFDKYLRAKARQQQFSRVI, encoded by the coding sequence ATGTCGCAGCCTGTCGTCGCAAGCCAGCAAATCGTCTGGGATCAAGCCATTCTAGATAAGTACAACTATTCCGGTCCTCGCTATACCTCGTACCCGACGGCGCTAGAGTTTCATGAAGCCTTTACCGTTGCTGACTATGATATGGCTTGTACTCAGTATCCAGATAGGCCGCTGTCGCTCTACATCCATATCCCGTTTTGCCACAAGCTTTGTTACTACTGTGGCTGCAACAAGGTCATTACTCGTCACTCACACAAGGCTGATGAATACCTTGATGTGCTTGAGCTAGAAATTCGTACTCGTGCGGCACTGCTCCAAGAGCGCAAAGTCACGCAACTGCACTTTGGTGGCGGTACGCCGACCTTCTTGTCTAAGGCGCAAATCAGCCGTTTGATGGCGATCTTACGTGGTGAGTTCTACTTTGAAGCTGATGCTGAAATCAGTATTGAAGTCGACCCACGTGAAATTGAGTTAGATATGTTGGATCACTTGCGTGGAGAAGGCTTCAACCGTTTGAGCATTGGGGTTCAGGACTTCAACAAAGAAGTACAAAAGCTGGTCAACCGTGAGCAGGATGAAGCGTTTATCTTTGCCATGGTGGAACGGGCTAAACAGCTGGGCTTTCGTTCGACCAACTTAGATCTTATCTATGGTCTGCCAAAGCAAACCAAACAGTCGTTTGCTGAGACACTCAAGCAAGTTCTGGAGATGACGCCGGGTCGCTTGTCGGTATTTAACTACGCTCACATGCCGCAACTGTTTGCTGCGCAGCGTAAAATTAAAGACGACGATCTGCCTGTAGCCGAAGAAAAAATGGCGATTCTGCAAGACACGATCACCACACTGACTGAGGCTGGGTATCAGTTTATCGGCATGGACCACTTTGCCCTCCCTGACGACGAGCTCGCCGTCGCGCAGCGCAATGGCGTACTGCATCGAAACTTCCAAGGTTACACGACTCAAGGAGAAGCAGATCTCATTGGGTTTGGGGTGTCGGCTATCTCTATGATTGGCGATGCTTACGCTCAGAATCAGAAAGAGCTGAAAAAGTACTACGCTCAAGTTAACGACCAACGTCATGCTTTATGGAAAGGGGTAGCGCTAGATAGTGATGACTTACTACGACGTGAAGTGATCAAGCAGCTTATCTGTAACTTTAAGCTCGACAAAATGGCGATTGAGTCTGAATTTAATGTGACGTTCAACGACTACTTTAAACAAGACTTAGAGCTGCTACAGACTTTTATTAACGACCAGTTGGTAGAGGTCGATGATAGACAAATTCGCGTCACACTGCGTGGCCGTCTGCTGATTCGCAATATCTGTATGTGCTTTGATAAGTACTTAAGAGCGAAGGCTAGGCAGCAGCAGTTCTCTCGCGTTATCTAA
- a CDS encoding DUF2489 domain-containing protein: MNVTLLVIIGGVIILGLASYAGYLLLQLKKQKELQQQYQKLAIEKRNANIFESVHVLCLAGIQEQCDLSEISIRLYNIMDYVQGEQRVDFEQEFPATSELFHIVKDMARGEERQKLAKKERMKQNLERHKAESRLQEAIIEELKRLQKKVQPLNNQITIQMV, encoded by the coding sequence ATGAATGTAACCTTATTAGTCATTATAGGCGGCGTCATTATTTTGGGCTTAGCTTCTTATGCAGGTTACCTTCTGCTGCAACTCAAGAAGCAAAAGGAATTGCAGCAGCAATACCAAAAGTTGGCGATTGAAAAGCGCAACGCCAACATCTTCGAGAGTGTCCACGTATTGTGCTTAGCAGGCATTCAAGAACAGTGTGATTTGTCGGAAATCAGTATTCGTCTCTACAACATCATGGACTATGTGCAAGGTGAGCAGCGAGTCGATTTTGAACAAGAGTTTCCGGCCACCTCAGAGCTGTTCCATATCGTGAAAGATATGGCGCGTGGCGAGGAGCGACAGAAGCTGGCGAAAAAAGAGCGGATGAAGCAAAACCTTGAGCGCCACAAAGCCGAGTCTCGACTTCAAGAGGCCATCATCGAAGAGCTTAAACGTCTGCAGAAAAAAGTTCAGCCCCTCAATAACCAGATCACGATTCAAATGGTCTAA
- the yihI gene encoding Der GTPase-activating protein YihI translates to MSRSKKSRSGGNGDIVVVRNRTQADVEGRLRKKDKKRKGLKTGNRNSDAKTAKQQTSGQQRDPRLGSKKKIPLIVESAKKPTKAERRINAEKELEMLENDAQLNVLLDRLENGDHLGSGLQKYVDEKLARIEVLMKQLGLYEEEPEQDEEQEVVAPASSKKSAKKVDSDDELLSQFESLDLNQFKG, encoded by the coding sequence ATGAGCCGTAGTAAGAAATCGAGATCAGGCGGTAACGGCGATATCGTCGTGGTACGTAACCGCACACAAGCAGATGTAGAAGGTCGTTTGCGTAAAAAGGATAAAAAACGCAAAGGGTTAAAAACGGGTAACCGTAACTCAGATGCGAAAACAGCAAAGCAGCAAACGTCTGGGCAACAGCGTGACCCGCGTTTGGGGAGCAAAAAGAAAATTCCTCTCATTGTTGAGTCGGCGAAGAAACCAACTAAGGCAGAACGTCGTATTAACGCAGAGAAAGAACTCGAGATGCTCGAAAATGATGCTCAGCTCAATGTGCTACTTGATCGCTTAGAAAATGGCGATCACCTAGGTTCTGGCCTACAAAAGTACGTTGATGAGAAGTTAGCGCGAATCGAAGTTCTGATGAAACAACTGGGTCTTTATGAAGAAGAGCCAGAACAAGACGAGGAGCAAGAGGTAGTTGCCCCGGCTTCATCGAAGAAGTCTGCCAAGAAAGTGGACTCTGACGACGAGCTTCTATCTCAGTTCGAATCGTTGGATCTGAACCAATTTAAAGGGTAA
- a CDS encoding class I SAM-dependent methyltransferase gives MHNCPLCQSIDTEHYFADKRRDYLQCRQCELVFVNPDQRLDAAQEKAHYDLHDNDPSDVGYRRFLSRLSQPILERIDPHSQGLDFGCGPGPTLSLMLQEQGHTMSLYDIYYHPDKQVLETSYDFITATEVIEHLYEPDRVWQQWLNLVKPGGWIGLMTKMVIDVDAFANWHYKNDPTHVIFFSRATFQYLAERDQLELEFIGNDVILLRKAQ, from the coding sequence ATGCACAATTGCCCATTATGTCAAAGCATCGACACTGAGCACTATTTTGCAGACAAGCGTCGCGACTATCTCCAGTGCCGGCAGTGTGAGTTGGTGTTCGTCAATCCAGATCAGCGTCTGGATGCGGCGCAAGAGAAAGCACACTACGATTTGCATGACAATGACCCCAGTGATGTTGGTTACCGACGGTTTCTGTCTCGGTTAAGTCAACCAATCTTGGAGCGCATTGACCCACACTCTCAAGGGTTAGATTTTGGTTGTGGGCCCGGTCCAACATTATCACTAATGTTGCAAGAGCAGGGACACACGATGAGCTTGTACGACATCTACTATCACCCAGATAAACAAGTGTTAGAGACGTCGTATGATTTCATCACTGCCACCGAGGTGATCGAGCACTTATATGAGCCGGACCGTGTGTGGCAGCAATGGTTAAATTTGGTTAAGCCAGGTGGCTGGATTGGTCTTATGACTAAGATGGTTATTGATGTGGACGCATTTGCGAACTGGCACTATAAAAATGATCCGACTCACGTGATCTTTTTTAGTCGCGCAACGTTTCAATACCTGGCAGAGCGGGATCAGCTCGAGCTTGAATTTATTGGTAATGATGTAATTTTACTGAGGAAAGCCCAGTAA